One Argentina anserina chromosome 6, drPotAnse1.1, whole genome shotgun sequence genomic window, CAAAACCCAAAGCCTAAAAGATCAAGGGCAGGGAAAAAGAATGTTGTTTTGTCCCAGTGCAACCCTAGTCGGCCATTACCACCCACCAAATCTAAACATAAAGTGATAAAACTCATTTAAAATATGAACCTGCAATTACAAGTATCACACATTGTATAATAGATTAATAGAACACTTCGTGAGCTATACGAAATtctaattaataatattgCCAAAGATTTGCCTTGTCTTGCAATCTTGAGCTGAATGAGTGGAAGATGCATTGGTGGGCAAAACAAGAGCTTAATTAGCACAATCCATCTTAAGTGACAAGTTAACACAAAGCCAGCAGATCGACGTTTTGCTTTGGTATTTGGCAATTGCTTCATTTCCCATCTGTATTGATTCTTGAGTGTTATATATGGAGAAGTGACTTGTAGTACTATAGGCTTTTATAAGTTTCTGGAAACTCTttaactttttttattttacttccGAATCTCTATTATTAACGTAATGATGAAGAGACTAGACCAATTAAAGAGTGTGTGAGTGAGTCTATATATACTACTAATGTTAGGTGTACTGGTATGGAGTAGTGTAATATCAGAGAGGGTCCATGATATGCTGGTTGCTGTGCTAACATGGTATGAGCTGTGGTGAGTGAGTGAGTTATTAGGAATGACAATACATGAGTTTGGTAGTGGTCAGCGGATGTGGACATTTGAGCTGAAATTATCAAGCAACCACATCAAGTTTTGGTCATATATAACTACTTACAACACATAATATAGACTATAGAGAGACATTGCAATATTCTGTGTCTATATTTCTTATACACATCAAGGCTTTACATATAGAAACGTCGAAGACagttaaaattttgaatgacCATTCACTTTGTTAGAAGAACATTTTCAATCAGCGCGCTGTCAATCAACCtggccctctctctctctctctctctctaccatCGATCTATACATGCATTTGCCCTAATTAATCATCATCATATATACAACACTACATAATTATCAAGAACAAGTTTGGCTTCGAATTAAGCATACGACGTCGGTGATCACCAGCATCAAAGATCGGCATGATTTTGTTCTTAGGGTGAATAGTGTCTCACGAGTGCCAAGTCTGCACATACTAGCTCAGACAATTTGTTGTTCCAGGCGATGTGAGACGTAGTGCACTTGCTAGTTTCCTGATGCCTTTAGACCAGTGGCGGAGCCACTTTGGAGCATACTGGTgacttttatataatttgtgtACTTACATATCAATATATCTGAGCAGTTTGGTTTGGTAGTCAGCATTTTTGGTTGTATAATAAAAGCCCTATGTTCGATTCACATAAGAGtaaacatatttttttaattttcttactACTTTTTGCTctgttttcttctcttttaagtcaattttttaataaaacatatgagattctcacaattaatcacttatttacgaaatattaatttttatttttatttgtgcaACTTAAATGTCAGAATAGTTAATATTATGCCACATATAGTTAATATTAAACCTACTACAAGACTAGACTATTGATATTGACTATTGTTAATGGCCTGAATGCATGATTGATACAAGTTGAAGATTATATGAGATATCCTATATATGCCCACGCTGAGCTTGACAATCCAACCTCCAAGGTCTTACATCAGACGGTCCATAATCATCTGAAATTCTGATTAAACACGAGAGGTATGAGCATCATACACCCAAGACGACCAATGTTCAAAGTCGGTTATTTTGTACTTTCCAAGCTGCTTCCCTCCAAAAATATAACTGTCAAACTACATTTTTGTACAAAAGAGCAGGAGCACAGAGCTATTGACTTTCCGATTTTCTCAAGGTTAATAATCTTCATAGCAAAATTGACGCTatgtttctcttcttcttctacctGTATCTTGGATTAGTGTCAAGCTTTCCCAGTTGTGGCTTCTTCACTGTTAGTGGGCAAGAAACCCCAACTACAAGCTTGGGGATATTCCCATCATGTCCATTGAACATTGAAGCTCTCCGGAAACTAATCTCCCAAGGTAATCCTAAAGTTCTTGATATCAAGACTGAGTGCCGATACATCCTCGAAGGAATCCGACTGCTTCGATCAGATTATCTCCGATCTACCGGCTACTTCTCCCCACCTCCCAATACCATAAGCTCATGCTGGGATGCATACCAAGTTTTGATTAGAGAATCAATACCCGGTCTCGACTTGAGAATTGGATCCACTTGCGGGTTTAAGCCCACTTTGCTGTCAGAGAGTTGTATGAATATCACAAGTAGATCTCAGTTCACAAGGTTGATTCCCAAATCAGAATTGCAGGTGGTTGAAGATGCTTGTAGCCAGTCTCTAGATGATTACTCATCTTGCTTTTCGTGTAGGCGCATTTTATCAGACCTGAATATGTCTCAGTTTGGTAGAGGATATGATGGGAATGTATCAGATTGCATTGGATATCCCTATATTTATGCTGCAGGTTTTGGTGGTAGGAATGGGCCAATAAATTTGAGCACAGCAAAGTGTTTGTTCTCACTAAACTTCAATGCTTTTGATACAAAGACTAAAAACAAGCACAGGGTGTGGCTTTGGGCTGTGTTGATAGGAAGTGTGTGTGGATTCACTGTGGCATTTTTGGTGATTTGGGTTCTTTGGGCAAGGCATAGGGGAAGGAATAAGAAGAACAAGGATCAAAGTGAGACGACGGGTTTTGTTTCTGCCGTAGAAATTATAGGTGAGAATAACAGTTTGGCTAGGTTCCCATTTGAGGAACTAAAAAAAGCCACTGAAAATTTTGCCAGGGAGAACATCATCGGGATTGGAGGCTATGGAAATGTGTACAAGGGTACATTTGCAGACGGGTCTGAAGTAGCTTTGAAAAGGTTCAAGAACTTGTCTGCTGCCGGCGATGTAATGTTTGCGCATGAGTTGAAGGTTATTGCAAGCATTCGGCATGTGAATCTTGTCGCGGTGAGAGGCTATTGTACAATAAAAGTGCCTTGGCAAGGTCATCAAAGGATAATGGTGTGTGACTTGGTGAACAATGGAAGTCTCTACGAACATCTTTCCGATTCAAGGATGAAGAAGCAGCTCAGCTGGCCTATTCGTCAGAAGATTGCGCTTGGAATGGCTCGCGGATTGGCTTACTTACACCATGGAGTGCAGCCTGCTGTGATCCACAGGGATGTCAAAGCAAGCAATGTGCTTCTAGATGAAGCATTCGAGCCAAAATTGGCTGATTTTGGTCTAGCAAAGTTCACACCAGACGGACAGTCACATTTTCACACAAAGGTGGCTGGGACATTTGGCTATGTTGCCCCGGAATATGCTTTGTATGGGCAATTATCGGAAAGAAGCGATGTCTACAGTTTCGGAGTAGTGCTACTTGAACTTTTGAGCGGAAAGAGAGCAGTTATTGAATCTAGTGGTACGACAACTCTGCTTTTGGCAGATTGGGCTTGGTCACAAGTGAGGGGAGGCAGACCATTAGATGTTATAGACGAAAGCATTCAGAATTTGAGCTCTCCGGAAGTATTGGAAAACTATGTAATGGTTGCAGTTCTTTCTTCTCATCCCGAATCACATGCGAGGCCAACGATGGACCAGATTGCAAAAATTCTGGAGAGGGATTTGCAAGTCCCCTCAAACATGGACGTTCCTCTTCATCAAAATGATCAATCAGCGAGCTCTAGTTGTTCAAGTTACATTTCAAGCAATACTGGTTAGTACTAGAGTGATCATCATTTGGTTGACAAGttgacatgtatatatgtttggGGCTTCTTCTGCCTTGATCATTGTTTGTTAATAtgttttacgtatcatttccATTGTTTGAAAGATATATAGATACTAAAAAAGAAGATAGTATCTCAATTCTTTTGaaacataattaattaatgtgaCAAAAGCTGCAGATTTGTTTGAAGTAACCATTTTGACATTAAGCTTATAATGGAAAGGGTCTTCACCAACCATATTCTTATATAGTTTAAGCAGTCGAAAAAGAACCATTCTTATAGTTTCATTCAACTTTATATCTGAAGAAATAAAGAACTCAGGCACAATAACGtcataaaccctaaatcccGCTACCAAGTTGTCTGCAGTGACACTGGTCAGATGGAGGGTTCTGATTAGTTAGGGTTTTCAAGTCGGCAGCTCTCATGACAATAACTTGTACCAAAAATATATTGTTGAATAGGTCTTTATCGTTGAAGACTAAGTTTGTTGGTATAATGGAGATAATCATCCAGCATCACTTGCAGGTATCTAGGGTGATTGTCGTTTGTCTTGGACTCTTGTTTATGCTAATAGTTTGtgccaaaatcatttaattttGCGTAATTGTAAACCAATTCTAAGACATAGACATGAAATGCTAACAACATGTTTCTGACCTGGATGTATAATAAGTCGATAGTAATTCAAGCATAGATGTATGTACCTGAACGTTATGGTTGAAATGTTGAATACATCACAAGAAACATTTCGTTTTCGATTCTTTATTGATATCCTAAGCATTAATAGGTGTAGGTAAACTGCTCTGATACCttgataaaataatttatagtGTTGATTGTACTTTTTTATATTAGATCCATACTCGTCACACCACATGGAGTCTTGCAATGATAGAGTAGCGCAAGAGATGCTCTTTATTCTTGTGATCTTGGTAGCGGTTCGATCTCAACTTTTCGTACTACTACATCATGCTCCAAAGTGATCGGAATCTATCAACTGTAACTGGTTTGGTTTGATAATTGTTCAGTTCTGGTGATGTATATCAAAAACATTTCTTTATGCATAGGAGAATGGAGCACTTCCTTCAGCGATGAATGACGCAGACTTGGTATTTATGATGCCGTTAAGATCACCGACCATAAAATAAACATGGAAAAACCGCTGCTGGCAGCTGCACCAGAGATAATTCCGATGATAATTATTTGTTCTGTCCAAGGGTTGGACAAATCCAAGCCGAGGATTTTGGGCATTGTCAGTGGCATTGGATGAGGGGTGAGCCTGTAATTATGAGCAATTCCCTTGAAAATGGATCAGGTTTAAGCTGGGAATAACCAAATGTCATGTGGCGGGATCGGAATACCATGAATCAGCCTTAAGCAGAATCCCATCGCGGCTCTTACAGAAGAAACATTTAAGACTCCCATCTTTTCTCGTTTTAACACCTTGGATTTGGACCTGAACAACTTGAGCACATCAAACTCGGTTGCCCCAAAGTGCAAGCCAGTAATATGACAAATATGCACAAAGGCGCATTTTCTAGTTTCAGATTCTCAGATTTTTTTTGCCAAAAATGTATGCAACAAGAGTCTCTGAAAACTAAGCTCATTTTAAAACATAGATTCCGAACACAGAAAAAGCCTATATTtaagaattcaattcaatctTGTACTTATTTTCAGAGTTTTGGCATGATAAAATGTTTATGGGCTGAAATTTAACATTCTGATGTAACAAATATTCACAAGTATGTTACATGCATGATCATACATGAATAAACTCTTAACGGGAAAGATTAATTACTTGTTCGACGTTGTTGGAGCACGCAAACTCCAAACTCAGCAGACTCCCCTCCTCGGCAACTCCTCATCCAAAGGTTCAATGAGCTCGCAATGGAGTCCAAGTTCTGCTCGCTTCTGCTTTAACCAGACACAGCAGAAATTATATAAACCAGTAAGATCATTCGGATGAAATTGATATATACAATACCCCATATCAAGATCGAAAAACTTATACAAAAAGCttcggtttttctttcaagctaTACTTGCTATAACGACATAGATCGATACTGACGGTTACGGAACCCAGAATTTTCTTAGTAAAGGGGACATATAAAATATAAgaaccaaaagaaaatcgaTGGATCATCGATCATTACGATCGGCCACCACATATGATCAATATTTAATAAGGAGATAATTACAAATTGAAGGAATACAAATACGTACCCTTCTGTTACTGGCACCATGTATTTATACAAAGAAATGACTGCTGACAAAGAATGACATCGGTCATCGATCACTATCCATGTATCTGCCTCCATGATAGAGAACGGAACAAGAAAAATCTGGGAGAAGATTACTCGTGAGGAGGCAGAGGGTGTAGAGAGAGGTGATCGAGAGCAGGATTAGGGTTGTCTTTTGCGATCAATGGTGTGGGGTTTTATACGTACGCGCGTGACTAACTTCTACTAGGGATAGGTTACTAGCTGGCAATAAGTAGCACACGATACGTTTCATGAAATTAAGTTTCAAGAGATTGCGGGATCGGATTTGAAATAAAAACGGATGTTATGGAAATAATTaggaattttttatttatatacgGATACGTAGCAAATTCTGCCGCTGTCAATCGTCTCGAAATAAACCTTGGACGATTTTAAGGGACTGTGAACAGGAGAGGGGCCTCTAACAAATTCACTTGTTAAAAGTACAGCCTAATTTGAGTCATTTCtatgaacaaacaacaaacccTACTACCCTAGCAATAAGCAAAGACAGGTTTTTCCTATAAAAGGCACAATTGTATGCGACCTAATCACTAACATTCCGTATGGTATTTCAATGCTAGCTGACCCAGTCGTTGATTACCTCTTTCCTTCTAGATGGGAAGCATttcactagctagctaggatcCCATAATATTCAGAATTAGGCAGAGTTCTCAAAAGAAGATATTGTTATTTAGGCAGTCCAAGTTACATTACGGATCTTAATCATTATCAGTTTGTTCTAGTTAATTAGCATGAACACTCCATTAGCAACATAATTAAAGGGTTACTTGATTCCATTTACTTAGGACAAACGCAAAGatatgagaaatttttatataatatcgTAGCACCACGTGACAATGTCTAGTGGTACTTCTTACTTATTATATATTGATACATGTatttattacactaaaattataatttaacataatTTTAGTATTTGTGAAATAACATTTATgtgtattgatgattttgaattaGGATTTCGGGTTTATGATTTAGAgttagagtttagggtattGGAGTGTAGAGTTTTAGAATGAAATCCAAAATAATATCTgataaaataacttaaatataatttttatgattaaatcttatatgtcaaaattgtaattgaaaataatcaaaatatagATGATAATAGCACTGAAAATTTTCTGGCTATGATATtgattagaaatttagaatacAAACCTTCATTTTCTGTCCAACCAAACTATGAGGCGGCTAGAAAGAACCACAGGTTCATGCATTAGGTAGTCTTCCACAAGAGACAAACGTTGATTCCCAATTCCCTTTTGGCAGCTCTGCTAAACCATTTTCTTCcctattgatttttttaatatctcAGGATGTTACTGCATCAGCACGTACGTCCGTTAATCGTCCTTGACTGGTTTGAAGAATTCACATTGTGATTGATGCCTCCGATCGAGGGAGCAAAACTTGTTCGAACACTATTGGAGATCGACGTTCGATGCTAAATGTCACAAGTATTAACCAGAtattcctttttctttgattctTTAAGAATTAAGACGATTCATcggtgataaaaaaaaaaaagacgatTCATCGATCACACAGTTATCATTGTTTCAATTACCCGCACGTCTCTTACTTAAGTCGCTGTAGACGACATTAACAAACACATCTTCTCCACATTCTACAGTCATGCAAGATTGATCACAAATCAAATAGGAAAGTGCTCATAGGTCTGAGCACACGTACCCAAGGCTCTCAC contains:
- the LOC126798330 gene encoding probable LRR receptor-like serine/threonine-protein kinase RKF3 produces the protein MFLFFFYLYLGLVSSFPSCGFFTVSGQETPTTSLGIFPSCPLNIEALRKLISQGNPKVLDIKTECRYILEGIRLLRSDYLRSTGYFSPPPNTISSCWDAYQVLIRESIPGLDLRIGSTCGFKPTLLSESCMNITSRSQFTRLIPKSELQVVEDACSQSLDDYSSCFSCRRILSDLNMSQFGRGYDGNVSDCIGYPYIYAAGFGGRNGPINLSTAKCLFSLNFNAFDTKTKNKHRVWLWAVLIGSVCGFTVAFLVIWVLWARHRGRNKKNKDQSETTGFVSAVEIIGENNSLARFPFEELKKATENFARENIIGIGGYGNVYKGTFADGSEVALKRFKNLSAAGDVMFAHELKVIASIRHVNLVAVRGYCTIKVPWQGHQRIMVCDLVNNGSLYEHLSDSRMKKQLSWPIRQKIALGMARGLAYLHHGVQPAVIHRDVKASNVLLDEAFEPKLADFGLAKFTPDGQSHFHTKVAGTFGYVAPEYALYGQLSERSDVYSFGVVLLELLSGKRAVIESSGTTTLLLADWAWSQVRGGRPLDVIDESIQNLSSPEVLENYVMVAVLSSHPESHARPTMDQIAKILERDLQVPSNMDVPLHQNDQSASSSCSSYISSNTG